The following proteins are encoded in a genomic region of Eulemur rufifrons isolate Redbay chromosome 18, OSU_ERuf_1, whole genome shotgun sequence:
- the LOC138398974 gene encoding histone H1.4 yields MSETAPAAPAAPAPAEKAPVKKKARKSAGAAKRKASGPPVSELITKAVAASKERSGVSLAALKKALAAAGYDVEKNNSRIKLGLKSLVSKGTLVQTKGTGASGSFKLNKKAASGEAKPRAKKASAAKAKKPAGAAKKPKKATGAAAPKKSAKKTPKKAKKPAAAAGAKKAKSPKKAKAAKPKKAPKSPAKAKAVKPKAAKPKTAKPKAAKPKKAAAKKK; encoded by the coding sequence ATGTCTGAGACTGCGCCTGCAGCGCCCGCCGCTCCGGCCCCTGCAGAGAAGGCACCCGTGAAGAAAAAGGCCCGCAAGTCTGCAGGTGCGGCGAAGCGCAAAGCGTCTGGTCCTCCGGTGTCCGAGCTCATCACCAAGGCTGTTGCTGCTTCCAAGGAGCGCAGCGGTGTGTCTTTGGCCGCTCTGAAGAAGGCGCTGGCGGCCGCTGGCTATGACGTGGAGAAGAACAACAGCCGCATCAAGCTTGGTCTCAAAAGCTTGGTGAGCAAGGGCACCCTGGTGCAGACCAAGGGCACCGGCGCCTCCGGGTCCTTCAAACTCAACAAGAAGGCGGCCTCCGGGGAAGCCAAACCCAGAGCTAAAAAAGCAAGTGCAGCCAAGGCCAAGAAGCCTGCAGGAGCGGCAAAGAAGCCTAAGAAGGCAACAGGGGCTGCCGCCCCGAAGAAGAGCGCCAAGAAGACCCCAAAGAAGGCGAAGAAGCCGGCCGCAGCTGCAGGAGCCAAAAAAGCGAAGAGCCCTAAAAAGGCTAAAGCAGCCAAGCCGAAGAAGGCGCCTAAGAGTCCAGCGAAGGCCAAAGCGGTGAAACCCAAGGCGGCTAAACCAAAGACCGCCAAGCCCAAGGCAGCCAAGCCAAAGAAGGCGGCAgctaagaagaaataa
- the LOC138398977 gene encoding histone H2B type 1-M: MPEPTKSAPAPKKGSKKAVTKAQKKDGKKRKRSRKESYSVYVYKVLKQVHPDTGISSKAMGIMNSFVNDIFERIAGEASRLAHYNKRSTITSREIQTAVRLLLPGELAKHAVSEGTKAVTKYTSSK; encoded by the coding sequence ATGCCTGAACCTACGAAATCCGCTCCTGCCCCCAAAAAGGGCTCCAAGAAGGCTGTGACAAAAGCCCAGAAGAAGGACGGGAAGAAGCGCAAGCGCAGCCGCAAGGAGAGCTACTCCGTGTACGTGTACAAGGTGCTGAAGCAGGTCCACCCCGACACCGGCATTTCGTCCAAGGCCATGGGCATCATGAATTCTTTCGTCAACGACATCTTTGAGCGCATCGCGGGGGAGGCCTCTCGCCTGGCTCATTATAACAAGCGCTCGACCATCACCTCCAGGGAGATCCAGACGGCCGTGCGTCTGCTGCTGCCCGGAGAGCTGGCCAAGCACGCCGTGTCCGAGGGCACCAAGGCCGTAACCAAGTACACCAGCTCCAAGTAA